The genomic DNA GGAGAGAAGATGATGCTTTTGGGGACTGTGAAGGATTGGCTAACAGGTTGTTTAACCCGTTTAGTCATGCTTGAAGTTCTATGCTGATGTTTTTATTAGGTTCAGGCGATCGTTCCTCACATTTCATACAACCGTTGCGATCACCAGACATCAGCTATGAATCTAGCAAAAGATAGAATGGCAGCGATCGCAGATGGAATGAACCCACCCAGCACAACCGTGAAACAAATGGTGATCGACTGAAACCATAAGCTAGAAATAGGGTTTCTACTCTACAAATATAGGAAAGCAACCAAATATAGGAAAGCAACCAAACTCGCTCCAGCAATTGCCCCTGTGTAAGCAAAGAATGGTACCAAAACAGGCACGAAGATAAACCCAGTAGCCTGGGATTCCATCCAACTACGGTGAAGCGTTTGTAACCAGATCACGCCCGACGGCACCATCAAAATTGCTCCAGCGATCGCTCCTACCAGCACCAGCAATAGGGATACAAAGGACTGACTATAGATAAACGCCATCACCCCAGCCCCAATTAGTGGACTGAGGATGAGAAGCAACACCAACACCCTGATTCCAGCCTCAAACAACCATTTAAGAATGAAAGTCAAAAACAGGTAAGCTGGCACAGCTCAATCACACACGAAGTAAAACTCGACATCCCTGAAATCGCGATCGCGCAGTTGTTCATCTGGGATAAAAAAGAGGAAGGAATCCTCATAGCTCCCAGGATGAATCAATTCTAGTAATAGTCTGCCATTGACTCTTGCGCCAATGGCGTCGAGGTCACCATATCCACCGAGTTTGCTTCTTCTCCGCTCATGAATGTTGTCCAAAATCCATTCGTTGAATTCTTCACACAGTTCTGCAAATTCTTCAGGACTACCGAGATCTATGCCGTACCGCAATTCCCAGAACAGATCTCGACTCGCTGAGAAGGTAATTGGATAGACTTCAGGATACATCTCTCGGAGCGTCTCGTCTCTTTCAATAAAGCTGAAATCTGTAATTAAGTCACTGGGATTGGTTGAGATCTCTGGAAAATAGAGAACTCGATATTTGCCAGGGGTTTCAGCTGCCTCAGCGGGTTGGGACCCTAGATAAAATTGCAAAATGCCCACTTGAGGAAAATCAAATCCAGCAATGGGTGGAACTTCAGCACAATTAATTTGCATCAGGAGAGGCAGCGCTTTACCCGTACCCAGATCAATGGGATACTTAGCCGTCTTAGGAAAATAAGGATTGCCGCCAATCTTGCTCTGCCAAACCGTCAGCGGGTCGCCTGTTCCCCTGTTGAAAAAATCCATGCTACCAACCTGTTCCCCAGCCTGAATTCGGATGTAAGGGACTAGGTTTTGTTGGAGGAACGACTGTAGCGGCTCAAACTGAGGCGGCAAATTCTCCAGAAACGATAGTATATCGGTTATCCGCGGTGGTGGCGATGGGTGTTGGTTCGGTGGGGGAACTGGCGTCACAACTGCTGGACTTTGAGGCACCTGTCTTTCAACCATTGGTGACTCTAATACTCTGACCTGTTGCAGCTTCAAGCCTGTGGGATGGTAGTTCAGGTACAATGTATCCGGTGGGTCAGAAGGTTCGAGAGGGTAGAAGAACGGTTGATTATTCAAGTAAAAAACAATATTTCCCTCTGCGGTCATCACCAGCACATACTGAAAGACCTGCCCCGATGCGATCGTACTGGGAAATTCGAGTCGTTCTTCCCTCCACATGCCACCTACAGCAGACCATTGCATCATTAGTCTGTGATTGGGTTGAAAGTCAAACCCATAAATGTTAACGGTCTCTCGATCCTGCTTCGCCGTTAATCGGATGGTAAAGATACCCTGCGCCAGATCGTGAAAGGTGCCAACGATCTCAATACAAGCGATCGATCGCGGTAAAGGGATGCTCAAACTGTAAAACTCGGACTCACGGAAACTAAATCCCAGGCTGTGCCTGACGTTAGGAAGGAGGTTTCGGGCAACGCGAGGTGGAAAGAGCGGCGAATAATTCAGCAGATCAAGGCTGGGGGCAGGAATGGTGGGATCAATCACAGGCAGGGGCGGTGCAGCGGCGGGACTGGATGGCTCCTGGCTCAGGTCGGACGGCAATTCAGCCCCATTAATGGAACTCAACCTGATTTCACTGTCCTCTGAAGATTCGGAAGCAGGGCGATCGCGGCTGGGTTCCTGCCATTGTCCTTTGTGATACTCCTCCCACCTCGCGTCGTTCCCATCGCGATCCCAACGGACAAGCATAGCTGTCGCTGTCAGTCGAACCGTTACCCTGCGAGACTGGTCGTATAATTCAACGTACTCTTCGGTTCGGGTCGTCTCCCGAAACTGCCATGAGTGACCCTGGTGACGGGTCTCCTCGTTCGCCTCTTCCCAGCCACCCTGCCCATCTGAAATGAACCACGCATTCCCATAAACCCAGTAGTGGCGCGGATCAGCAAGCAACTGCTCTGACGAGGTTGGGCGATCGCCACTGGGTGAAACCTGGACATAGCCTTTTCTCAACTTTTCGTTGATTTTCTTAGTTGCCTCAGCCTGTGCTTTTTCTGGGGTTGCATAGGTACTGTTTGATGATTGTCCTGTAGTACCAATCCGCCCATAGCGAATCGTTACCGCTGTCCCATTCACCCCTACCTCATAAAACTTATGGGATTGTCCGTCTGATAATTCTAGATAAACCAGCTCGGAGGCAGGGAGATCACGGCTGTCACCAATACTCATGTCAATCGATGGCGATAAATCTCGCTACCAAACTAGCCTACTGTCAAGATGATATGCAAATGCTAGCTGCGTCCCCATTCTTGCAATCGGAGGCTAACACCTCTCCCTCTTCTGTGAAAGCTTCTGTGAAAGAGACAGATTTAATCTCTATTCAGTCGGAGAAAGAGGCGGTTCGAGCGATCGTTTTACAATTCCCACTACGGCATAATCAAAAAAGCATTTGCTCCCCACTCCCTACTCCCTACTCCCCACTACCCACTCCCCACTCCTCCACCCATGCTCCCCCTCAACCAAATCCGCCTCATCGCCACCGACATGGACGGCACACTCACCCGATCGGGTAAATTCACGCCTTCCCTCCTGCAAGCCTTAACTGATTTGCAGAATGCCGGAATTCCCGTGGTGATCGTGACCGGACGATCGGCGGGATGGGTGAATGCGATCGCCACTTATCTCCCTGTGACGGCTGCGATCGCGGAGAATGGAGGGCTGTTTTACCGGGCGGACAAGTTAGAGTTAGAGTCAATCGTTTCGATTCCAGATATCGGGCAGCATCGGCAGAAATTAGCGCAGATGTTTAGTGATCTGCAAACGATCGTGCCGCATATTTGTGAGTCGGCAGATAATCGATTTCGGGTGACGGACTGGACGTTTGATATTGAGGGATTGTCGGACGCAGAAATTCAGCAGTTGGGCGATCGCTGTCGTCAGAACGGCTGGGGGTTTACCTACAGTACGGTGCAGTGTCACATTTTGCCGCAGGAGCAGAATAAGGCGGCAGGGCTGTTGCAGGTGCTTCGTCAGCAGTTTCCAGATATATCCGTGGATTCCGTGGTGACGGTGGGGGACAGTCCCAACGATGAAAGTTTATTCGATCGCGGATTCTTTCCCCATTCCGTTGGCGTGGCAAATATTAGGCATTACGTTGATCGCCTCAACCATAAGCCCTCCTATATTACTGAGGCAGAGGAAGCAGACGGATTTTGTGAATTGGCGCGATCGATTATCCAGGCTATTTCTATTGAGTAAACCAGTCATTGAGTAGGGGATTAATGATTTCAGGGGCTTCGTCCTGGGGACAGTGACCGATGTCTTCTAAGGGAACAAACTGTTTGACGGCTGGAAATTCGGCTAGCGCTTTACCCTGCTCAAACGGCTCCCACGGATCGTTTTTGCCCCAGGCGAGCAGGACAGGAACTGAGATTTGCGGCAGCAGATCCTCTGGCAGCGGTCCTGTTGAATTGGTAATAAACGAGAGAAATACATCGGCTGCACCTTCGTCCTGGGCAGGCTTCAGCAGAATGTCTACCAACTCATCGGTGACGGCTTCCTGGCGGCTGTATGCTTTCAACAATGCTTTGCGAATCACCTGCGGCTGAGCCAGCTTCGAGAAAAAGAAATGTCCGATCGGCGGATAGGTGAGCAGCTT from Leptolyngbya ohadii IS1 includes the following:
- a CDS encoding DUF1963 domain-containing protein; translation: MSIGDSRDLPASELVYLELSDGQSHKFYEVGVNGTAVTIRYGRIGTTGQSSNSTYATPEKAQAEATKKINEKLRKGYVQVSPSGDRPTSSEQLLADPRHYWVYGNAWFISDGQGGWEEANEETRHQGHSWQFRETTRTEEYVELYDQSRRVTVRLTATAMLVRWDRDGNDARWEEYHKGQWQEPSRDRPASESSEDSEIRLSSINGAELPSDLSQEPSSPAAAPPLPVIDPTIPAPSLDLLNYSPLFPPRVARNLLPNVRHSLGFSFRESEFYSLSIPLPRSIACIEIVGTFHDLAQGIFTIRLTAKQDRETVNIYGFDFQPNHRLMMQWSAVGGMWREERLEFPSTIASGQVFQYVLVMTAEGNIVFYLNNQPFFYPLEPSDPPDTLYLNYHPTGLKLQQVRVLESPMVERQVPQSPAVVTPVPPPNQHPSPPPRITDILSFLENLPPQFEPLQSFLQQNLVPYIRIQAGEQVGSMDFFNRGTGDPLTVWQSKIGGNPYFPKTAKYPIDLGTGKALPLLMQINCAEVPPIAGFDFPQVGILQFYLGSQPAEAAETPGKYRVLYFPEISTNPSDLITDFSFIERDETLREMYPEVYPITFSASRDLFWELRYGIDLGSPEEFAELCEEFNEWILDNIHERRRSKLGGYGDLDAIGARVNGRLLLELIHPGSYEDSFLFFIPDEQLRDRDFRDVEFYFVCD
- a CDS encoding HAD family hydrolase; this translates as MLPLNQIRLIATDMDGTLTRSGKFTPSLLQALTDLQNAGIPVVIVTGRSAGWVNAIATYLPVTAAIAENGGLFYRADKLELESIVSIPDIGQHRQKLAQMFSDLQTIVPHICESADNRFRVTDWTFDIEGLSDAEIQQLGDRCRQNGWGFTYSTVQCHILPQEQNKAAGLLQVLRQQFPDISVDSVVTVGDSPNDESLFDRGFFPHSVGVANIRHYVDRLNHKPSYITEAEEADGFCELARSIIQAISIE